The window ATTCTATTTTCTGGGATGGGAAAAATTCAGCAGGAACAAAAGTTCCGGCAGGAATTTATTTTTATACCATTCATGCAGGAAAATCAGAAAGCTGTGGTAAAATCATTCTGTTGTCCGGCAAATAAATTAAAAATGACAAAAACCACAATCATGAATAAAAAAATTATACTGCCTGTTATCGTTTTAATTATTATTTCAACGACTAACAACCTCTTTGCTCAGTTGCTTACTTACAATGGCAAGAGTTATTTCCTAAATGGTCTGAATGTTCCGTGGAACGCATACTCCACCGATTTTGGACTCAATTCTTTTCTTTACGGTTCAACTAATAAATATGATTCCACAGTTTTTGAAAATATATTTATTGACTGTGAAAACTACGGAGTTAATTGTGTCAGGATGTGGATTCATGATGATGGAAGTTCCAGCCCTGAAATTGATACTGTTACCGGATTTGTAACAGGACTGGATTCGGTTTTTTTTCCAAACATGGATGATTTTCTGAACAGGGCTCTCAAACATAAGATTATGGTAATACCATCTCTCTGGAGTTTTTCCATGTTGAATAATGATTACGCATTAGGTCCGAATGGAGGCATGCATGCCGATATTATTCAGGACACATCCAAGACAAATAGTTACATCAATAATGCCCTTATCCCAATAGTTCAGCGCTATGCCAACCAATGCAACCTGCTGGCATGGGAAATAATGAATGAGCCGGAGTGGGCAACAACTGTTTCAGGAAATGACCCCAATATCACCCAACATGTTCCAATGAGTGATATGCAACGTTTTGTTGGAATGTGCGCAGAAGCCATTCACCAGAACTCTAATAAAATGGTAACTGTTGGCGCTGCTACTGTAAAATATAATTCTGATGTTAATTCTTTTCCAACTACATGCGTAGGAAATTTCTGGAAAGACGCTGCCATTCAAGCCGCGTATAATAAACCACTCGCATATCTGGATTTTTATCAGATACATTATTACGATTGGATGAAACAATTTTGGGCGAATTATGACCCTTATGATTATTCTGCTTCTTATTGGGGATTGGATAAGCCAACAATAATCGGAGAATCTCAGGGAAGCAGCACCAAGCACAGCACCACCGATCAGTTGTATAATGCGTTCACAGGTAATTATGCAGGCGTACTGTTTTGGTCATACAACGCCAGCGCTGACAGCGCAGGAAGTTTTTATCAATATAAAAATGAATTATTAGCATTCAGAAATGCAGCCCCAGGCATAGTTGATTTTGATACCACGGCTTGTCTCACTACAGGCATTCATCAATCGGTATCCAGCAATGCAATAAATATTTACCCCAACCCTTCCGAAGGAAAATTCACTCTTGAAATTCCATCAGGAAATTTTCAATTAATTATTACAAATATTATAGGAGATGAAATCTATAATTCAGAAATTAAAACTGAAAAATCAAATATAGATTTAGGAAATCAGCAAAATGGGATTTATCTTTTAAAAATAAAAACAAAGGACACCATTATAGCAAGCAAAATAATAATTCAAAAATAATTCTACTTGAAAAAAACTTCACTCATATTATTTTTTGCCTTCATTTTATTATTTGTACACACATCGGTATATTCACAAAATAATGCGCTTGTATTAGATGGTGCATACATTATCCTTGATGGCGGCACTCGAACCACACCTATTTATGTAGTGGTAGATCAAACCAATCCTCTCGGCATAGTGCGGCTTTCTGGTGGACATATCAATTCCGAAGGGCAATACAATTTAGTTAAATGGAATTGCGGAACAAGCACAGGCAATTATGTTTATCCCTTTGGCGTGGGTGGCAATGCTGCTGATTATATTCCTTTTACATTCAATAAAACAACTGCAGGTAGTTCGGATATTGAAGTTTCTACTTGGGGAACAAATCAGCAAAACATGCCTCATCCCGACACCAGCAACCTTCCTGCAGTTAATTATATGGATTGTCAGCACATGAACGCAACAGGCGATTCAGTTACAGCAGTTATTGACCGATTTTGGGACATAAAAGCAAATTCAGCCGTTACTGCCGATTTAACTTTTACCTATCTCGGAACAGAAAACACCACAACAAATCCAACAGGAAATTTCAAAGCCGAGCACTGGAATGGAACAAATTGGGATGTTCCTGTAGGTCCCGGCAATGCTGGCGTAACCATCGGCACAGGAACAGTTGGTGCTGTTACAAGTCAAACAACTTTCTCTCCATGGGCGCTTGTAAAAGATGTTTCTCCTATACTGGTTAATGGCAATACAACTATTTGTAGCGGAAACAGCACAACATTAACTGCCAGCGGAGGTAATAATTACAACTGGCTGCCATCAGGACAAACCACTTCAAGCATTGTCGTAACTCCTTCCGTCAACACCACATATACTCTAACCGG is drawn from Bacteroidota bacterium and contains these coding sequences:
- a CDS encoding T9SS type A sorting domain-containing protein, coding for MNKKIILPVIVLIIISTTNNLFAQLLTYNGKSYFLNGLNVPWNAYSTDFGLNSFLYGSTNKYDSTVFENIFIDCENYGVNCVRMWIHDDGSSSPEIDTVTGFVTGLDSVFFPNMDDFLNRALKHKIMVIPSLWSFSMLNNDYALGPNGGMHADIIQDTSKTNSYINNALIPIVQRYANQCNLLAWEIMNEPEWATTVSGNDPNITQHVPMSDMQRFVGMCAEAIHQNSNKMVTVGAATVKYNSDVNSFPTTCVGNFWKDAAIQAAYNKPLAYLDFYQIHYYDWMKQFWANYDPYDYSASYWGLDKPTIIGESQGSSTKHSTTDQLYNAFTGNYAGVLFWSYNASADSAGSFYQYKNELLAFRNAAPGIVDFDTTACLTTGIHQSVSSNAINIYPNPSEGKFTLEIPSGNFQLIITNIIGDEIYNSEIKTEKSNIDLGNQQNGIYLLKIKTKDTIIASKIIIQK